Proteins co-encoded in one Arachis hypogaea cultivar Tifrunner chromosome 13, arahy.Tifrunner.gnm2.J5K5, whole genome shotgun sequence genomic window:
- the LOC112735028 gene encoding uncharacterized protein: MSMNKALCDLGSSINLMPLSMMRMLSIEEVKPTRMTLQLDNRSMVIPNGVVENLLVKVCKFIFLADFVILHLDEEEGDSIKLGRPFLATTRAIIDVEKGEMTLRAHDE; encoded by the coding sequence aTGTCCATGAATAAGgcactgtgtgatttaggatcaaGTATCAATTTGATGCCTTTATCTATGATGAGGATGTTGTCTATAGAAGAAGTAAAGCCTACAAGGATGACCTTGCAACTTGATAATAGATCAATGGTAATCCCTAATGGAGTGGTTGAAAATCTCTTAGTCAAAGTGTGTAAGTTCATATTTCTAGCGGATTTTGTGATCTTGCATTTAGATGAAGAGGAAGGCGATTCTATCAAAttaggaaggcctttcctagctacaacaagggccatcattgatgtggagaAAGGAGAAATGACTTTGAGAGCACATGATGAGTAG